In Streptomyces puniciscabiei, a single genomic region encodes these proteins:
- a CDS encoding long-chain-fatty-acid--CoA ligase, whose product MNDLPTGPAGAPARGAGAPAAPGDPKTLHAAAARHAAARPERTAVIHEDRRTTFGELHQGSNRTAHALLRAGLSRGDRVAYFGKDSALYFEIAIACAKSGTVLVPVNWRLSAVEVEHILRDSGARLVLVEEEFLPVARRVARSLPGPTALVRLEGEPGTAGERDADGTQGFTAWRAGAARSDLDPGTGTDDPVLQVYTSGTTGLPKGVVLAHRSFYSFVEAMDREGADWFDWLPDDVSLVSFPGSYVAGMAWFMHSFIAGIPNVVMRMFVAEEAVRLVERYGVTITFAAPAMLHLMLGEARGLDTPFRSLRKVAYGAAPMPEPLLDACMKVMDCQFAQVYASTESGSVATMLPPSDHYAGSPVLRSAGRACPGSELRICDRQGRSLPAGETGQVWIRTGARMLGYWGLPEETERTLVDGWLLMGDLGYLDERGYLFLRDRINDTIISAGQNIYPAEVENALDQHPAVSESSVVGVPDPQWGEAVRACVVLAPGARATPRELMLHLRGRIADYKIPTSYVFVDTLPRNPSGKVLRRILRERHGDRQPAN is encoded by the coding sequence ATGAACGACCTGCCGACCGGGCCCGCGGGTGCCCCCGCGCGAGGCGCCGGTGCCCCGGCCGCGCCCGGCGACCCGAAGACCCTCCACGCGGCCGCGGCCCGGCACGCGGCGGCCCGGCCCGAGCGGACCGCCGTCATCCACGAGGACCGGCGCACCACCTTCGGCGAGCTGCACCAGGGCAGCAACCGGACGGCCCACGCGCTGCTGCGCGCCGGGCTGTCCCGGGGCGACCGGGTCGCCTACTTCGGCAAGGACAGCGCCCTGTACTTCGAGATCGCGATCGCCTGCGCCAAGAGCGGCACCGTGCTGGTGCCGGTCAACTGGCGGCTGTCCGCGGTGGAGGTCGAGCACATCCTGCGCGACTCCGGCGCCCGGCTGGTCCTCGTCGAGGAGGAGTTCCTGCCGGTGGCCCGGCGGGTCGCCCGGTCCCTGCCCGGGCCGACCGCCCTCGTCCGCCTGGAGGGCGAGCCGGGCACGGCCGGTGAGAGGGACGCGGACGGCACCCAGGGCTTCACCGCCTGGCGGGCCGGGGCCGCGCGAAGCGACCTCGATCCGGGTACGGGCACCGACGACCCGGTCCTGCAGGTGTACACCAGCGGCACCACCGGCCTGCCGAAGGGCGTCGTCCTGGCCCACCGCAGCTTCTACTCGTTCGTCGAGGCCATGGACCGCGAGGGCGCCGACTGGTTCGACTGGCTGCCCGACGACGTCAGCCTGGTCTCCTTCCCCGGTTCCTACGTCGCCGGCATGGCCTGGTTCATGCACAGCTTCATCGCCGGGATCCCCAACGTCGTCATGCGGATGTTCGTCGCCGAGGAGGCGGTGCGCCTGGTCGAGCGGTACGGCGTCACCATCACCTTCGCGGCACCGGCGATGCTGCACCTGATGCTCGGCGAGGCCCGGGGGCTGGACACGCCCTTCCGGTCGCTGCGGAAGGTGGCGTACGGTGCCGCGCCCATGCCCGAGCCGCTGCTCGACGCGTGCATGAAGGTGATGGACTGCCAGTTCGCGCAGGTCTATGCCAGCACCGAGAGCGGCAGCGTGGCCACCATGCTGCCGCCGTCCGACCACTACGCCGGCAGCCCGGTGCTGCGCAGCGCCGGCCGTGCCTGCCCGGGCAGCGAACTGCGGATCTGCGACCGGCAGGGCCGGTCGCTGCCGGCCGGGGAGACCGGTCAGGTGTGGATCAGGACCGGGGCCCGCATGCTCGGGTACTGGGGGCTGCCGGAGGAGACCGAGCGCACCCTCGTCGACGGCTGGCTCCTGATGGGCGATCTGGGCTACCTCGACGAGCGGGGCTATCTCTTCCTGCGCGACCGGATCAACGACACCATCATCTCGGCCGGGCAGAACATCTATCCCGCCGAGGTGGAGAACGCGCTCGACCAGCACCCGGCGGTCTCCGAGAGCTCCGTGGTCGGCGTGCCCGACCCGCAGTGGGGCGAGGCGGTCCGGGCCTGTGTGGTGCTCGCCCCGGGCGCCCGTGCCACTCCGCGGGAGCTGATGCTGCACCTGCGGGGGCGGATCGCCGACTACAAGATCCCTACCAGCTATGTCTTCGTGGACACCCTGCCCCGCAACCCCTCCGGGAAGGTGCTGCGCCGGATCCTGCGCGAGCGGCACGGCGACCGGCAGCCGGCGAACTGA
- a CDS encoding thioesterase II family protein, with protein sequence MTNRITSPSSLWFQPSEAGPDAALRLFLFPHAGSGASIYKEWPGLLPADIAHHCVQLPGRQDRSSEETFTEMEPLVEALQEAITQELDDRPYAFFGHCMGAQLAYRLAVALEKSGRPGPVLVGVSGWAPKDFKTPTLEQAYMPVEELKGWIRALGSVPAEIMDDPKALEMIIPAMRADLAVVASYLDDGAAIGCPVVSYSGNRDQLMERGAMASWVDRTSSYLGNSEFNGDHFYMNDIDNTIGVISDLVRHIRRTVAAS encoded by the coding sequence ATGACCAACCGCATCACGTCCCCCTCGAGTCTGTGGTTCCAGCCCAGCGAGGCCGGCCCGGACGCGGCCCTGCGCCTCTTCCTGTTCCCGCACGCGGGCAGCGGAGCGTCCATCTACAAGGAGTGGCCCGGCCTGCTGCCCGCCGACATCGCCCACCACTGCGTCCAGCTGCCCGGCCGCCAGGACAGGTCCTCGGAGGAGACGTTCACCGAGATGGAGCCGCTGGTGGAGGCGCTCCAGGAGGCGATCACCCAGGAGCTGGACGACCGTCCCTACGCGTTCTTCGGGCACTGCATGGGGGCGCAGCTCGCCTACCGGCTGGCGGTCGCACTGGAGAAGAGCGGCCGGCCCGGCCCCGTGCTCGTCGGGGTCTCGGGGTGGGCCCCCAAGGACTTCAAGACCCCGACCCTGGAGCAGGCGTACATGCCCGTCGAGGAGCTGAAGGGGTGGATCCGCGCGCTCGGTTCGGTCCCGGCCGAGATCATGGACGACCCCAAGGCGCTCGAGATGATCATCCCGGCGATGCGGGCCGACCTGGCCGTGGTGGCGAGCTACCTCGACGACGGCGCCGCGATCGGCTGCCCCGTCGTCAGCTACAGCGGCAACCGGGACCAGCTCATGGAACGCGGCGCGATGGCGTCCTGGGTGGACCGGACCAGCAGCTACCTCGGCAACTCCGAGTTCAACGGCGACCACTTCTACATGAACGACATCGACAACACCATCGGCGTCATCTCCGACCTGGTGCGGCACATCAGGCGCACCGTGGCGGCCTCATGA
- a CDS encoding type I polyketide synthase, whose amino-acid sequence MTASPGPEGARPSETGDDRLSSALQTIERQRGTIRELLLEKHEPIAVVGIGLRFPGGNTDLDGFADFLREGRSGTGPVPEDRWDVPAFAADEETERGRIRTAGGGFLDQIDRFDAQFFNISPKEAQYVDPQQRLLLETAWEALENANINPTSLRGGNGGVYVGASSVDYALEMTDLPYEDLDGHLASGTTAFPLSGRLSYFLGLHGPCLSVDTACASALTALHLAVEGLRRGECEIALCGGVNAIHHPRVFVTFSHANMLAPDGRCKTFDEAADGYVRAEGCGVLVLKRLSAAKRDGDTVLALVRGSAVGQDGDSAGLTVPNGIAQEAVIRSALANARLKPADIQYVEAHGTGTPLGDPIEMGAINDVFAGSHSKDEPLMVGSVKTNLGHMEPASGIVGVIKTVLQMREGVVYPHLNLDTPSARIPWDVYPVTVPTEVRPWTATTRRAVVNSFGFAGTIAATVLEEAPPLLREPAPAGADAAAGSTAQERPEAHVFTVSARTKKSLRRQVERYRAYLDAHPGIPLRDLCHTGNVGRAHFPVRMSAVVADHGQLRDQLDKFLAQDRGGARGRSRRNRKVSFLFSGQGAQYPGMGAPLYDRFPVFREHIDTCDRLFQPLLGRSVRAMILGTDEHAEDIHRTLYTQPALFTLEYALAKLWMSWGVRPGSLIGHSIGEVTAATVAEVFTLEDAVELVAVRARLMQSVTAPGGMAAVTAPAPVVEPLLESYPDLAIGAVNSPKQCVVSGGVKSLAELTELLRARGIDVKQLTVSHAFHSPLMHEVTEKFHEAISRIRFREPRITLISNVTGVPAKPGVVSNAEYWTRHISEPVLFESGMAALEHRGEHVFLEIGPSSALTSLAKQSVAVQNHSWLRSLSASDRGSTTILRAVAQMYAEGLPLSWTAFHQGQQARKVALPHYVFDRRRYWMPNDRNRHRGARAVGGFQHPLLGQEVTTAGQRGAGVREFALQLTTESPAYLADHVVGGRITVPVAAHVESFLALQDVLFGEARRPLNRLSFEEPLLLTEEGTAEVRVRAAVSPDGGAALELVSLGEDGEVRHATATVAPPAGRDGAEALDAVAAELTALEQAAGAPTEERPADELYSGLSATGTEHGPAFRTLARAARYGTGFVTGEIEGLPTGAPEFLPPPALESAVRLLPALTEEGPGLLVTGMDTFRFLKKPRSGRLRVLLRPVWDADGGPTADLLALEDGTPVFEALGVRFAPSADPALARRHWFHQLRWVEQPATAAVAETAQERHVLVLHKDPGAFPAGPDLPADIHLTFADSVEHAVELMRDWRPTDLCWFWRPGPAADATTAAALREESETNYRDLLALVAALEETGFGRDQRLHLVTERGQWLPADTAGTGEHLAAASLWGFGHVLLNESPTLRATMVDLPGDGTGPARLLDELRGTDPNEFQVAYRGDTRYVRRLAPTEVPATEPAATVRPDRTYLITGGLGAIGLVTARKLIELGARHLTLVSRRGAPAADVAHLRAELDGLAEVTDVKADICDPQDMARLARELLASPHPLGGIFHSAGVLADGAVSAQTWETFDTVFQPKVYGTWLLHETAKLFPELDFFVCYSSAAAVLGGATQSNYAAANSFMDHLMHWRAAHGLPALSVNWGPWATVGMSARLGEQIVNAWLDQGIRFFSPAKGMRALASLLGRPVVQIGAGECDWDRFVPSKPIPNALYEYLYVPREGAVRTLDIDALRSRPREERLTVIDEFVRDRVAAVLYIEDADSVDSDVEFTQLGLDSLVAMELRNALEAAFRTPLPASVVFDHPSAEQLADFLDTRLVPSPA is encoded by the coding sequence ATGACAGCGAGCCCCGGCCCCGAGGGCGCCCGGCCGAGCGAGACGGGCGACGACCGGCTCAGTTCGGCTCTGCAGACCATCGAGCGGCAGCGCGGCACGATCCGTGAGCTGCTGCTGGAGAAGCACGAACCGATCGCCGTCGTCGGCATCGGCCTCAGGTTCCCCGGGGGCAACACCGACCTGGACGGGTTCGCGGACTTCCTGCGCGAGGGGCGGTCCGGCACCGGGCCCGTCCCCGAGGACCGCTGGGACGTGCCGGCGTTCGCCGCCGACGAGGAGACCGAACGCGGCAGGATACGCACGGCCGGCGGTGGGTTCCTGGACCAGATCGACCGGTTCGACGCCCAGTTCTTCAACATCTCCCCGAAGGAGGCCCAGTACGTCGACCCGCAGCAGCGGCTGCTGCTGGAGACGGCGTGGGAGGCCCTGGAGAACGCCAACATCAACCCCACCTCGCTGCGCGGCGGCAACGGCGGGGTGTACGTCGGCGCCAGCTCCGTCGACTACGCGCTGGAGATGACCGACCTCCCCTACGAGGACCTCGACGGCCATCTCGCCTCCGGCACCACCGCCTTCCCGCTGTCCGGCCGGCTGTCGTACTTCCTCGGTCTGCACGGCCCGTGCCTGAGCGTGGACACGGCCTGCGCGTCGGCCCTGACCGCGCTGCACCTCGCGGTCGAGGGCCTGCGGCGCGGTGAGTGCGAGATCGCGCTGTGCGGCGGGGTCAACGCCATCCACCACCCGCGCGTCTTCGTGACGTTCAGCCACGCGAACATGCTCGCCCCGGACGGCCGGTGCAAGACCTTCGACGAGGCGGCCGACGGCTATGTGCGCGCCGAGGGCTGCGGTGTCCTCGTCCTCAAGCGCCTGTCCGCCGCCAAGCGCGACGGTGACACCGTGCTCGCCCTGGTCCGCGGCTCGGCGGTCGGCCAGGACGGCGACAGCGCCGGACTGACCGTGCCCAACGGCATCGCCCAGGAGGCGGTGATCCGCTCCGCGCTGGCCAACGCCCGGCTGAAGCCGGCCGACATCCAGTACGTGGAGGCCCACGGCACCGGCACCCCGCTCGGTGACCCCATCGAGATGGGCGCCATCAACGACGTGTTCGCCGGCTCCCACTCCAAGGACGAGCCGCTGATGGTCGGCTCGGTGAAGACCAACCTGGGCCACATGGAACCGGCGTCCGGGATCGTCGGTGTGATCAAGACCGTGCTGCAGATGCGCGAAGGCGTCGTCTACCCGCACCTCAACCTCGACACCCCCTCGGCACGCATCCCGTGGGACGTGTACCCGGTCACCGTGCCCACCGAGGTGCGGCCCTGGACGGCCACGACCCGCCGCGCGGTCGTCAACAGCTTCGGCTTCGCGGGCACCATCGCGGCGACCGTCCTGGAGGAGGCGCCGCCGCTGCTGCGCGAGCCCGCCCCGGCCGGCGCGGACGCCGCCGCCGGGAGCACCGCGCAGGAGCGGCCGGAGGCGCACGTCTTCACCGTCTCGGCACGCACCAAGAAGTCCCTGCGCCGCCAGGTCGAGCGCTACCGCGCCTACCTCGACGCACACCCCGGCATCCCGCTGCGCGACCTGTGCCACACCGGCAACGTCGGACGCGCGCACTTCCCGGTGCGGATGTCGGCCGTGGTCGCCGACCACGGCCAACTCCGTGACCAGCTGGACAAGTTCCTCGCGCAGGACCGCGGCGGGGCCCGCGGACGTTCCCGCCGCAACCGCAAGGTGTCCTTCCTCTTCAGCGGGCAGGGAGCGCAGTACCCCGGCATGGGCGCGCCCCTGTACGACCGGTTCCCCGTGTTCCGCGAGCACATCGACACCTGCGACCGGCTGTTCCAGCCGCTGCTCGGCCGCTCCGTCAGGGCGATGATCCTGGGCACCGACGAGCACGCCGAGGACATCCACCGCACCCTGTACACCCAGCCCGCCCTGTTCACCCTCGAATACGCGCTGGCCAAGCTGTGGATGTCCTGGGGGGTACGGCCGGGCTCGCTGATCGGCCACAGCATCGGCGAGGTGACCGCCGCGACCGTCGCGGAGGTGTTCACCCTCGAAGACGCCGTCGAACTCGTCGCCGTCCGCGCCCGGTTGATGCAGTCGGTGACCGCACCCGGCGGCATGGCGGCCGTCACCGCGCCGGCCCCGGTGGTCGAGCCGCTGCTGGAGAGCTACCCGGACCTGGCGATCGGCGCCGTCAACTCGCCCAAGCAGTGCGTCGTCTCCGGCGGGGTGAAGTCCCTGGCCGAGCTGACGGAGCTGCTGCGGGCGCGCGGGATCGACGTCAAGCAGCTGACGGTCTCGCACGCCTTCCACTCGCCGCTGATGCACGAGGTGACCGAGAAGTTCCACGAGGCGATCTCCCGCATCCGCTTCCGGGAGCCGCGGATCACGCTGATCTCCAACGTCACCGGGGTGCCGGCCAAGCCGGGCGTGGTGTCGAACGCCGAGTACTGGACGCGGCACATCAGCGAACCGGTGCTGTTCGAGTCCGGCATGGCCGCTCTGGAGCACCGCGGCGAGCACGTGTTCCTGGAGATCGGCCCGTCCTCCGCCCTCACCTCGCTGGCCAAGCAGAGCGTGGCCGTGCAGAACCACAGCTGGCTGCGCAGCCTCTCCGCCTCCGACCGCGGCAGCACCACGATCCTGCGCGCCGTGGCCCAGATGTACGCCGAGGGCCTGCCGCTGTCGTGGACCGCGTTCCACCAGGGACAGCAGGCCCGGAAGGTGGCGCTGCCGCACTACGTCTTCGACCGCAGGCGCTACTGGATGCCCAACGACCGCAACCGGCACCGCGGGGCCCGCGCGGTGGGCGGCTTCCAGCACCCGCTGCTGGGTCAGGAGGTGACCACGGCCGGGCAACGCGGCGCAGGCGTCCGGGAGTTCGCACTGCAGCTGACCACTGAGTCCCCCGCGTACCTGGCCGACCACGTCGTCGGCGGCAGGATCACCGTGCCGGTCGCGGCCCACGTGGAGTCCTTCCTGGCACTGCAGGACGTCCTCTTCGGCGAGGCCCGGCGCCCGCTGAACCGGCTGTCCTTCGAGGAGCCGCTGCTGCTCACGGAGGAGGGGACGGCCGAGGTGCGCGTCCGGGCCGCCGTGTCGCCGGACGGCGGTGCGGCCCTGGAGCTGGTCAGCCTCGGCGAGGACGGCGAGGTCCGCCATGCCACCGCCACCGTGGCGCCGCCGGCCGGCCGGGACGGGGCCGAGGCGCTGGACGCCGTCGCGGCGGAGCTGACCGCCCTGGAGCAGGCGGCGGGCGCCCCGACGGAGGAGCGCCCCGCCGACGAGCTCTACAGCGGGCTGTCCGCGACGGGCACCGAGCACGGTCCGGCGTTCCGCACACTGGCGCGCGCCGCCCGGTACGGCACCGGGTTCGTCACCGGCGAGATCGAGGGACTGCCCACAGGCGCCCCGGAGTTCCTGCCGCCCCCGGCCCTGGAGAGCGCGGTACGGCTGCTGCCCGCGCTGACCGAGGAGGGCCCCGGCCTGCTGGTGACCGGCATGGACACCTTCCGGTTCCTCAAGAAGCCCCGGTCGGGGCGGCTGCGGGTGCTGCTGCGCCCGGTCTGGGACGCCGATGGCGGTCCGACCGCCGATCTGCTCGCCCTGGAGGACGGGACGCCGGTGTTCGAGGCGCTCGGCGTACGGTTCGCCCCGTCCGCCGACCCGGCCCTGGCACGCCGGCACTGGTTCCACCAGCTGCGGTGGGTGGAACAGCCCGCGACAGCGGCCGTGGCGGAGACCGCGCAGGAGCGGCACGTGCTGGTCCTGCACAAGGACCCGGGCGCCTTCCCCGCCGGACCCGACCTGCCGGCCGACATCCATCTGACCTTCGCCGACAGCGTCGAGCACGCCGTGGAACTCATGCGTGACTGGCGCCCGACCGACCTGTGCTGGTTCTGGCGCCCGGGCCCGGCGGCCGACGCCACCACGGCGGCGGCGCTGCGCGAGGAGAGCGAGACCAACTACCGGGACCTGCTCGCCCTCGTCGCCGCGCTGGAGGAGACGGGCTTCGGCCGGGACCAGCGGCTCCACCTGGTGACCGAGCGGGGGCAGTGGCTCCCCGCGGACACCGCCGGCACCGGCGAGCACCTGGCGGCGGCCTCCCTGTGGGGCTTTGGTCACGTGCTGCTCAACGAGTCGCCCACGCTCCGCGCCACCATGGTCGACCTGCCCGGCGACGGCACCGGCCCGGCCCGCCTGCTGGACGAACTGCGCGGCACCGACCCGAACGAGTTCCAGGTGGCGTACCGGGGCGACACCCGGTACGTCCGGCGGCTGGCCCCCACCGAGGTGCCCGCGACGGAGCCGGCCGCCACCGTCCGGCCCGACCGCACCTATCTGATCACCGGCGGTCTCGGCGCGATCGGCCTGGTCACCGCGCGCAAGCTGATCGAGCTCGGGGCCCGGCACCTGACCCTGGTGAGCAGGCGGGGCGCCCCGGCCGCCGATGTCGCCCATCTCCGGGCGGAGCTGGACGGCCTCGCCGAGGTGACCGACGTCAAGGCCGACATCTGCGACCCGCAGGACATGGCCCGGCTCGCCCGTGAGCTGCTGGCCTCCCCGCACCCGCTCGGCGGCATCTTCCACTCCGCGGGCGTGCTGGCCGACGGCGCGGTCTCCGCCCAGACCTGGGAGACCTTCGACACGGTGTTCCAGCCGAAGGTGTACGGCACCTGGCTGCTGCACGAGACCGCGAAACTCTTCCCCGAGCTGGACTTCTTCGTCTGCTACTCGTCCGCCGCGGCGGTGCTCGGCGGCGCCACCCAGTCGAACTACGCCGCCGCCAACTCCTTCATGGACCACCTGATGCACTGGCGCGCGGCGCACGGCCTGCCGGCGCTGAGCGTCAACTGGGGGCCGTGGGCGACGGTGGGCATGTCGGCCCGGCTCGGCGAGCAGATCGTCAACGCCTGGCTGGACCAGGGCATCCGCTTCTTCTCCCCGGCCAAGGGCATGCGGGCGCTGGCCTCGCTGCTGGGCCGCCCGGTGGTCCAGATCGGTGCCGGTGAGTGCGACTGGGACCGCTTCGTGCCGTCCAAGCCCATCCCGAACGCCCTGTACGAGTACCTGTACGTGCCCCGCGAAGGGGCGGTGCGCACCCTCGACATCGACGCTCTGCGCTCCCGGCCGCGCGAGGAACGGCTCACCGTGATCGACGAGTTCGTCCGGGACAGGGTCGCCGCCGTGCTGTACATCGAGGACGCGGACTCCGTCGACTCCGATGTGGAGTTCACCCAGCTCGGCCTGGACTCGCTGGTCGCCATGGAACTGCGCAACGCCCTGGAGGCCGCCTTCCGGACACCGCTGCCGGCCTCGGTCGTCTTCGACCACCCCAGCGCCGAGCAGCTCGCCGACTTCCTCGACACCCGGCTCGTCCCGTCCCCGGCATGA
- a CDS encoding AfsR/SARP family transcriptional regulator, with translation MEGATHMLNLLGVMELRGSHGTHLIESAAQTTLLIPLLVNRRSFVSASVLAGELWGDSRPGRSENALQAHISRLRKCFKRVDPTRPEGRLKSGPNGYQLLLGDDEVDGERFIRAVQDAQMFSGIRHPADTSSRMRRALAMWRGPVFGGITGGPLCQTEAARYQDARLRAHEILFDSELALGRHALIIGELSALVDGMHLPQERLCAQLMVALYRCGRQVEALGVYQRVRERMAESAGCLPSMGLRRCERAILEHDPALDTATSGFVEIS, from the coding sequence ATGGAAGGCGCCACCCACATGCTCAATCTGCTGGGCGTCATGGAGTTGCGGGGCTCCCACGGAACCCATCTCATCGAAAGCGCCGCGCAGACGACGCTCCTCATTCCCCTGCTGGTCAACCGGCGCTCCTTCGTCTCCGCTTCGGTGCTCGCGGGGGAGCTGTGGGGCGACAGCCGCCCCGGCCGGTCCGAGAACGCCCTGCAGGCGCACATCAGCAGGCTCCGCAAGTGTTTCAAACGGGTCGACCCCACCCGCCCCGAGGGACGGCTCAAGTCCGGGCCCAACGGGTACCAGCTCCTGCTCGGCGACGACGAGGTGGACGGCGAGCGGTTCATCCGCGCCGTGCAGGACGCGCAGATGTTCTCCGGCATCCGCCATCCCGCCGACACCAGTTCACGCATGCGCCGGGCCCTGGCCATGTGGCGCGGCCCGGTCTTCGGCGGGATCACCGGCGGGCCCCTGTGCCAGACCGAGGCGGCCCGCTACCAGGACGCACGGCTGCGGGCCCACGAGATCCTCTTCGACAGCGAACTCGCCCTGGGCCGCCATGCACTGATCATCGGCGAGCTCAGCGCACTGGTGGACGGCATGCACCTGCCCCAGGAGCGCCTGTGCGCCCAGCTGATGGTGGCCCTCTACCGCTGCGGCCGGCAGGTCGAGGCGCTCGGCGTCTACCAGCGGGTGCGCGAGCGCATGGCGGAGAGCGCCGGATGCCTGCCGTCGATGGGGCTGCGCCGGTGCGAGCGGGCGATCCTGGAGCACGATCCCGCCCTGGACACCGCCACGTCCGGGTTCGTGGAGATCAGCTGA
- a CDS encoding helix-turn-helix domain-containing protein gives MKCVTTVEQPAGVGPLLREWRQRRRLSQLDLAQRAGISARHVSFVETGRAQPSRRMLLQLADHLEIPQRNRNTLLVAAGYAPVFQESGFDAARMTAVRAMVDRLFSAHEPFPALALDADENIVTMNGGARLLARELPDHLREPPVNLMRLTLHPEGLSKLMVNSAHFRQHMLGRLHRQVIHSGRPSLRRLYEEVSRYPGMDAEPELTDEVVTLLQVRALGTELRLFSTVTTFGASTDITVAELSLETFHPADEHTADVFREAARQLA, from the coding sequence ATGAAGTGCGTGACGACAGTCGAGCAACCGGCCGGAGTCGGGCCGCTCCTCCGTGAGTGGCGGCAGCGCCGCCGCCTGAGCCAGCTCGACCTCGCCCAGCGGGCGGGGATCTCCGCGCGGCACGTCAGCTTCGTGGAGACCGGCCGGGCCCAGCCGAGCCGCCGTATGCTGCTGCAGCTGGCCGATCATCTCGAGATCCCCCAGCGCAATCGCAACACCCTGCTGGTGGCGGCCGGTTACGCACCCGTGTTCCAGGAGTCCGGCTTCGACGCGGCCCGGATGACGGCGGTCCGGGCCATGGTCGACCGGCTCTTCAGCGCTCATGAGCCGTTTCCCGCGCTCGCCCTGGACGCCGACGAGAACATCGTCACGATGAACGGCGGGGCCCGGCTGCTCGCCCGCGAGCTGCCGGACCACCTGCGGGAGCCCCCGGTCAACCTGATGCGGCTGACCCTGCACCCGGAGGGCCTGTCGAAGCTGATGGTGAACTCCGCCCACTTCCGCCAGCACATGCTGGGACGGCTGCACCGCCAGGTCATCCACTCCGGCCGGCCGTCCCTGCGCCGGCTGTACGAGGAGGTGTCCCGCTATCCCGGCATGGACGCGGAGCCGGAGCTCACCGACGAGGTGGTCACCCTGCTGCAGGTGCGCGCGCTCGGTACGGAGCTGCGGCTGTTCAGTACGGTGACCACCTTCGGCGCGTCCACGGACATCACGGTGGCGGAGCTGTCGCTGGAGACCTTCCACCCGGCCGACGAGCACACCGCGGACGTCTTCCGGGAGGCCGCACGGCAGTTGGCATGA
- a CDS encoding acyl carrier protein, giving the protein MTESTSITGRLRALPLSERREALEAVVVGEFKAALLMTDADELPLRENFFDIGVTSLRLTEIRQRLERLLECVISANLLFNSPTVEKLMNHLVTEALADVFEGPAGGPAAEAAPEEELWTDLLDELYRP; this is encoded by the coding sequence ATGACTGAGAGCACGTCGATCACCGGACGGTTGCGGGCGTTGCCGCTCTCCGAACGCCGGGAAGCGCTGGAGGCCGTCGTCGTGGGCGAGTTCAAGGCCGCCCTGCTCATGACGGACGCCGACGAACTGCCGCTGCGGGAGAACTTCTTCGACATCGGGGTCACCTCGCTGCGGCTCACCGAGATCAGGCAGCGTCTGGAGCGGCTGCTGGAGTGCGTGATCAGCGCGAATCTGCTGTTCAACAGCCCCACCGTCGAGAAGCTGATGAACCACCTCGTGACGGAGGCCCTCGCGGACGTCTTCGAGGGCCCGGCCGGCGGCCCCGCCGCCGAGGCCGCCCCCGAGGAGGAGCTGTGGACCGATCTGCTCGACGAGCTGTACCGGCCGTGA
- a CDS encoding LLM class flavin-dependent oxidoreductase: MPSHDPSAPPLRIGVLLPTREMAVTGDYSIGPLLDFAREAEDLGFDSLWAGDSLTARPRLDPLVVLAAVSAVTRGIGLGTAALTAALRHPLIGANTAASLDHASGGRLTLGLGAGFPVPESAAEFAAVGVPFDSRVGRLDETVRLWRQAWRADGGPAAAEFTGRYWHIDGLDRLPGPATPGGPPLWLASSDTPRVLSRVARHYDGWLPFLPDPKAYRVARERITELAEQHGRAPYAVTPGLYATLNVQADRRRAEAALDTYVQGYYGRQLAVMNTVQAYGWGSPRECADWLAEYVAAGARHLVLRIGSLDPRPHLRQIAEEVLPVLRASRPAGPVHADQPHQ, translated from the coding sequence ATGCCGTCCCACGACCCGTCCGCACCACCGCTGCGCATCGGCGTTCTCCTGCCCACCAGGGAGATGGCCGTGACCGGCGACTACTCCATCGGGCCGCTGCTCGACTTCGCCCGCGAGGCGGAGGACCTGGGCTTCGACTCGCTGTGGGCGGGTGACTCGCTCACCGCCCGGCCGCGCCTCGACCCGCTGGTGGTGCTCGCCGCGGTGAGCGCGGTCACCCGCGGCATCGGGCTCGGCACCGCCGCGCTCACGGCGGCCCTGCGCCACCCGCTGATCGGGGCGAACACGGCGGCAAGCCTGGACCACGCCTCGGGCGGGCGGCTGACGCTGGGGCTCGGGGCGGGTTTCCCGGTCCCGGAGTCGGCGGCCGAGTTCGCCGCCGTCGGCGTGCCCTTCGACAGCCGGGTCGGCCGGCTGGACGAGACCGTACGGCTGTGGCGGCAGGCCTGGCGCGCCGACGGCGGGCCCGCCGCGGCCGAGTTCACCGGGCGCTACTGGCACATCGACGGCCTCGACCGGCTGCCCGGGCCGGCCACCCCCGGCGGCCCGCCGCTGTGGCTGGCGAGCAGCGACACGCCACGGGTCCTGTCACGCGTGGCACGCCACTACGACGGCTGGCTGCCCTTCCTGCCCGACCCCAAGGCGTACCGCGTCGCCCGGGAGCGGATCACCGAACTCGCCGAGCAGCACGGCCGGGCGCCGTACGCCGTCACGCCCGGCCTGTACGCCACGCTGAACGTGCAGGCCGACCGCCGCCGCGCCGAGGCGGCCCTCGACACCTATGTGCAGGGCTACTACGGCCGGCAGCTCGCCGTGATGAACACGGTGCAGGCGTACGGCTGGGGCAGCCCGCGCGAATGCGCCGACTGGCTGGCCGAGTACGTCGCGGCCGGCGCCCGCCATCTCGTGCTCCGCATCGGTTCCCTTGACCCGCGTCCCCACCTCCGGCAGATCGCCGAGGAGGTCCTGCCGGTGCTGCGCGCCTCGCGGCCCGCCGGACCGGTCCATGCCGACCAGCCCCACCAGTGA